A window of Castanea sativa cultivar Marrone di Chiusa Pesio chromosome 1, ASM4071231v1 contains these coding sequences:
- the LOC142636426 gene encoding secreted RxLR effector protein 161-like gives MHLVKNHGDSVSQDKYAQIIGSLMFLTNCTRLDITYVVGRLSRYIHNPSIEHWDAISKLLGYLKETFDFGLSYYGYPTVLERYCDANWISDTDEVKPTSGYVFTLAGGAISWKSTKQNCIARSTMEAKLVALEKARSEAEWLRSLLIDIPLLLTLLLQFAFIVIAKLP, from the coding sequence ATGCACTTGGTTAAAAATCATGGTGATAGTGTTTCACAAGATAAATATGCACAAATTATTGGTAGTTTAATGTTTTTGACAAATTGTACTCGTCTTGATATTACATATGTTGTTGGTAGATTGAGTAGATACATTCATAATCCTAGTATTGAGCATTGGGATGCAATATCTAAATTATTGGGATATTTAAAGGAgacttttgattttggtttgtcaTATTATGGCTATCCTACTGTTTTAGAGAGATATTGTGATGCTAACTGGATCTCTGATACAGATGAGGTGAAACCCACTAGTGGATATGTGTTTACATTAGCTGGAGGggctatctcttggaagtcaaCCAAGCAGAATTGCATAGCGAGATCCACCATGGAAGCAAAGTTAGTGGCCTTAGAGAAGGCTAGGTCCGAAGCCGAGTGGCTTAGGAGTTTATTAATTGATATTCCTCTTTTACTAACTCTATTGCTTCAATTTGCATTCATTGTGATTGCCAAGCTGCCATAG